The following DNA comes from Mastomys coucha isolate ucsf_1 unplaced genomic scaffold, UCSF_Mcou_1 pScaffold11, whole genome shotgun sequence.
ACAATACTTTCCCAGATGTTCCTGATCCTGGGTAGAGGAGGAGCCCAGCCTGCTCCACCCATGGCTAAGCACAAATTACAGGTCTATACATCAGCCTTCTGAAAATGACCTTGGAGTGAGGTGTCTGGGTGCCATCAGTCCTTTTGTAGATAGCCATGAGTCTCAGAGGGAAGAGGGTTAGGTGGAGGGAATGGGCGAGGGGGgcaactgtgtgtgtttgtgtgtgtgtgtgtgtgtgtgtgtgtgtgtgtgtgtgtgtgtgtgtgttttaagagcGTTGAGTTTGAATGGATCTGGCTTGGAGAACAGAGCTTTACAGCAAGCTCCAGAAGGTAGCTAGGAGTGCCGGGATCAGGGCTAAGGTCACTGGGGTAGCGAAGCCAGCACCATTACAGAGGTAGTACTGGCAACAGGAGGTGGCTGATGCGTGCTTGGAGTAGCCATCATACACGGTTTCAAAGCAACTGGGAACACAGGACTTCCTCACCTTCATCCGGTACGGGGTGAAGTCTgcaggggacagacagacacaaggaaGGGTCAGTGAGAGGATCAGACCTTGGATAGCTCAATCTTAGCTAGTCCACCAGGGCAGGGAGAAGCCTCCCTCCAGGATGCCAGACAGACTCACAAGTTCGTGTGGTCATACAGTAGGTGGCCATGGCTGGGCAGCGCATGGGTTTGAAGCAGTTGTCTCCATTGTAGGCACACACGTGGCACTCCAGAGCCTGGGCTGGGGACCAGGATGGGAATCAGAGAGCAGGAAGAAATCATTTTCCTGCCAGTCAGACCCCAGCTGTCTCCAGGCAACCTCCCACTCCCACTGGGTGCCAGATTGGGACATCCAGAAGTCAAGAGGATTCTGGCCAGCCTGCTCTCTCTCCACCTGCCTGTCCCAGGGTCAGGTTTCAACGGGGTCCCTTTAACCTCTGTCCACCTTACCCACGGGCAGGCCCAACAGAGCCACCAGGAACACTGTGAGCAGGTGGGTCATGACGGAGAGATGTGAGGACAGTGCCGGAGTGAACAGAAGCACAGCAGCTGGTCCTGGATCCAACTCAGGCCAGAGAAGAAGCAGGGCACAGAAGCCCCGCTTGAGCTCTTGGTCTCCCAGTGATAAAGCAACCCTGCACAGACGATGACAGAGACGTGTAATGACAGCTGGGCTGGGGCAGGCACAAGAGCCTCCCAGCTCAGTGAGTGTCACTGATTTCCAGTTACctagagatgggaggagggagtgggataCAGAGCATTGCAGCAGAAgaccaaaagcaagcaaaagagagGGTAGAGGGTAGAGGAAGCTAAAGAAGGGGAGGAACGGGCAACATCAATGAAAATCAGGAGGTCCCAGGGTCCTTGAATGCCAAACACAAAGAGAACTTCACGGGGGGAGGGGAGTCTTTTTTTGCAGGGCTTTATGGAGACTTGGCACGCAGTCTCTTCCTGGCAGAGCCCAGAGTGCAAGAGGCTCGCCAAAATAAGACTGAAACCAGGTTTGGACTCTTCATGGGGCAGGAGTCCTTCTTGCATTTGCTCTCGCTGCGTgaagtccccccacccccgagcgCAGAAAAGTGTAGAATGCTGTGTGAATACTTTGCCACAGTGGAAGGGGCCAGATGATGCTTGCTCAAGACAGAGCTCCATAGGCCAGGTCTGCTGTGTGGGACTGTTGGAGGGGGATGTGATCTAATACTCTCTTCCCTACCTATAGACTCAGGCCGGCCCCTGCTGTAGGAGTACCAAAATACCCTCCCAGAAGACAACCCATCCTTTATGACCTATTTCCTAGGTGCCAGCCCAGGATGCTGAATCAGGCCAGGCCTGAGGCTCGGTTGAGCCTGCCCCCTCTCAGGGAGCTCCGCCTGAAAGACTGCAGTCTTGCTTGGGGAGGACTCCCGGGGCGGGCTGGATGCGGGGGTGACCTCGCCCTTGCCCTTCATCACCACAATCCCTATCGTCATGGAAACTCACCAGTGGTCGCTGCCAGTTCCCTCCCGCTGTCTGTCTGGGAATCTGTACACACTTCGGGCGGTGTTTGTACAGCATCGCCGGCAGACCTAGTAGGCTCCGCTGTGGCAACAGATCCGCAGTGCTTGCTCACTActggccccgccccgccccgcccccaggaCACACGCTCCGCCCCTGAGACCACCCCGTCCCCAGCCTGCCTTCTGTAGGCTCAATCTCCAGGATAATCTCTTTCTGGTAAAGACCATAGTGAGCAAAGCTTGGGCATCGCTGGGCATCAGAATGCACCTGCAGATTCACAGTAGAGATCCAGAGGAGAGTGCACACCTCCTGGGTATTCTCCTCAGGTTTTGTCGTAGCTCTCCACACtcctgctgccctgctcccacagACCAAACTGCACTGGGTGGGCATGCTGACTCTGGGAAGAGGCACCACCTGGACAGGGACCCCACTGAACCTAACTGTCCTTACTTGGGATCCATAGCAACGCTTGCGAGCGAGCCTTAGAGGAATCCCATAGCTCACAGGCAGTTCTTACCTTCAAAAGTGCACTACGAAATAATTACTCTATGTAGCtaaagttcattttgtttttattgtgtttcaaAAGCAGCCAAAATTGAATAGTTCTTCACGAATCctactttttttcttgttgtgCGAGGAAGAAGATAAAACCTGTACAAACAGCTAAGAGTGCACAGGGCACTCACTTTCCCAGAAGGTGCATATGCACATCCAAGGGGCCTTAGAACTAAGACAAACACCCCAGGGGAGTAGGAGCTGagtgggagggcagaggcaggtggattcctgtgagttcaagaccagcctggtttacaaagtaagttccagggcagtcaggctagctacacagaggaaccctgtctggaaaaaaacaaataaagataaaaacaactGAGACAGCCAATACACTCTAGATCCCCCCCAAAAGTACCTGTTCCTCCTCCAAACCATCCACAAAGACCATGTGGCAGTATgcataagaatggcccccatacactcatatgtttgaatatttggtcccagTTGTGGGCGTGGGTGGGGGACTAAAAGGTGTGCTATTTTTGGAGGAGGTATGCAGGTGGATGAAGTTTCAGAAGACACACACCATTCCCAGAtagctctctcttttcttcctgcatGGGGATCAAGGCtgagctctcagctcttcctgcggCCATGCCTCTGATCCTCCCATGCTCTACCCTTCCGAAAGAGTAAGccaaaattaaatgctttcttttaaaagttgcctCGGCCATAGCGTTTTGTTGcaccaacagaaaagtaactcagACAGACCATTTCTGAGCCATCAAACAAATCTCAATACATGCATAGGCAAGAATCAAAATCCAACAGTCCTTTCCTTGGATGGCCATAGACTTTGATTAACAAATCTGTGGCAGTGGGgttagagagaaggctcagtggataaCACTCCTTGCTATACAAGCCTGacaactgagtttgatcccttggAGCCAACCACAGATGGACAGAAccagctcctgaaagttgtcctctgattcctctgctgtggtgtgtgtgtgtgtgtgtgtgtgtgtgtgtgtgtgtgtgtgcttccactGTCTcccaaataatagaaataatatcaacaacaacaacaacaacaaaggtttAAAAATTGTCAGAACAAACTGTTTACAAATTTATAGAAGCTGTGTAACAACACACTTCTAAATAACCCATGGGGCAAGGGTAGCATCAATCAGGAAGTTAGAAAACATTCCTGGCAGATGAGGAAGACATAGCCCATCGCTGTGATCTTCTGATGCAGCGAAATGCCCTGGAAGCGCTGTTGTAGGAAGTGCCAAGGAAATGATGTTGCAGGAAG
Coding sequences within:
- the Lynx1 gene encoding ly-6/neurotoxin-like protein 1, which codes for MTHLLTVFLVALLGLPVAQALECHVCAYNGDNCFKPMRCPAMATYCMTTRTYFTPYRMKVRKSCVPSCFETVYDGYSKHASATSCCQYYLCNGAGFATPVTLALIPALLATFWSLL